A stretch of Paludisphaera borealis DNA encodes these proteins:
- the cysD gene encoding sulfate adenylyltransferase subunit CysD gives MITGSYNLTHLKVLEAESIHIIREVAAEFERPVMLYSIGKDSAVMLRLAQKAFHPGRLPFPLLHVDTTWKFRAMIEFRDRYCREQGLDLKVWVNPEGRAQNINPFDHGSKKHTDVMKTAGLKQALNHYQFDAAFGGARRDEEKSRAKERVYSFRDRLHQWDPKNQRPELWNLYNCKVNKGESIRAFPLSNWTELDVWQYIHLESIPIVPLYFADVRPVVERDGALIMVDDERMRLRPGEEPMMKRVRFRTLGCYPLTGAIESDATTLPEIIEEMLLATNSERQGRVIDHDETGSMEQKKREGYF, from the coding sequence ATGATCACCGGCAGTTATAACCTGACCCATTTGAAGGTACTTGAGGCGGAGAGCATCCACATCATCCGCGAGGTCGCCGCCGAGTTCGAGCGGCCGGTGATGCTTTACTCGATCGGCAAGGACTCCGCCGTCATGCTGCGGCTGGCGCAGAAGGCGTTCCACCCCGGCCGGCTCCCCTTCCCGCTGCTGCACGTCGATACGACCTGGAAGTTCCGGGCGATGATCGAGTTCCGCGATCGGTACTGTCGCGAACAGGGCCTCGACCTGAAGGTCTGGGTCAACCCGGAGGGGCGGGCCCAGAACATCAACCCGTTCGACCACGGCTCGAAGAAGCACACCGACGTCATGAAGACGGCCGGGCTGAAGCAGGCGTTGAACCACTACCAGTTCGACGCGGCGTTCGGCGGCGCCCGGCGCGACGAAGAGAAGAGCCGGGCCAAGGAACGCGTCTACAGCTTCCGCGACCGCCTGCACCAGTGGGACCCGAAGAACCAGCGGCCGGAGCTCTGGAACCTGTACAACTGCAAGGTGAACAAGGGCGAGAGCATCCGCGCCTTCCCGCTGAGCAACTGGACCGAACTGGACGTCTGGCAGTACATCCACCTGGAGAGCATCCCCATCGTGCCGCTCTACTTCGCCGACGTCCGCCCGGTCGTCGAGCGCGACGGCGCGCTCATTATGGTGGACGACGAGCGGATGCGGTTGCGGCCCGGCGAGGAGCCGATGATGAAGCGGGTGCGGTTCCGCACGCTGGGCTGCTACCCGCTCACGGGGGCGATCGAGAGCGACGCGACGACGCTGCCGGAAATCATCGAGGAGATGCTGCTCGCGACGAACTCCGAGCGGCAGGGCCGGGTGATCGACCACGACGAGACGGGGTCGATGGAGCAGAAGAAGCGCGAGGGGTATTTCTGA
- a CDS encoding pyridoxal phosphate-dependent aminotransferase: MIGQQRDRQQRRKPGPFDLGVSARWLEARVRPVIRRGGLSPRENAIVERIKLLKKEAGSHSPSAPTLIKLIPELRMRVDACFLSNPYATDLFLDYLHREVIRPGKLRKLLEFYPSQNRVIAGKLSAAIGIATDHLFVGNGAVEIIQAILHRFTGDKILVNLPTFSPYHEFVRPDTQVVYNLLPKDEDFRFDAGEYLEKVRRERPDTVVLINPNNPDGGYIPYATLVAMLEEMREVRNIIVDESFIHFACEGDDYAYRSLTHEIDRFPNLMVVKSMSKDFGVAGIRAGYAVMAPERVKSLLDNGFLWNSSGLAEYFFDLYSRPDFLVEYERKRVHYIRHSRRFFKTLSGMPGIHAYPTHANFMLIELKNGMTAEDLVCRLLVRRGIYARACDDKKGLEPGKFIRVASRTRSENRFVLRGIKDALR; the protein is encoded by the coding sequence GTGATCGGGCAGCAAAGGGATCGGCAGCAAAGACGGAAGCCCGGGCCGTTCGACCTGGGCGTCTCGGCGCGTTGGCTGGAGGCCCGCGTCCGGCCGGTGATCCGCCGGGGAGGCCTCAGCCCCCGCGAGAACGCCATCGTCGAGCGGATCAAGCTCCTTAAAAAGGAAGCCGGCTCCCACTCCCCGAGCGCCCCGACCCTGATCAAGCTCATCCCCGAGCTGCGGATGCGGGTCGACGCCTGCTTCCTCTCCAACCCCTACGCCACCGACCTGTTCCTCGACTACCTCCACCGCGAAGTCATCCGACCGGGTAAACTGCGCAAACTGCTGGAATTCTACCCGTCGCAGAATCGGGTGATCGCCGGCAAGCTGAGCGCGGCGATCGGGATCGCGACCGACCACCTGTTCGTGGGCAACGGCGCCGTCGAAATCATCCAGGCGATCCTGCACCGGTTCACGGGCGACAAGATCCTCGTCAACCTGCCGACGTTCTCTCCTTATCATGAGTTCGTAAGGCCTGACACGCAGGTGGTTTACAACCTGCTTCCGAAGGACGAGGATTTCCGGTTCGACGCGGGCGAGTACCTGGAGAAGGTGCGTCGCGAACGGCCCGACACGGTGGTCCTGATCAACCCGAACAACCCCGACGGCGGGTACATTCCGTACGCGACCCTGGTGGCGATGCTTGAGGAGATGCGCGAGGTCCGCAACATCATTGTGGACGAGAGCTTCATCCACTTCGCCTGCGAGGGGGACGACTACGCTTACCGCAGTTTGACCCATGAGATCGACCGGTTCCCGAACCTGATGGTCGTCAAGAGCATGTCCAAGGACTTCGGCGTCGCCGGAATCCGGGCCGGCTACGCGGTGATGGCCCCCGAGCGGGTCAAGTCGTTGCTGGACAACGGTTTCCTCTGGAACTCGTCGGGCCTGGCCGAATACTTCTTCGACCTCTACTCGCGGCCCGATTTCCTGGTCGAGTACGAGCGGAAGCGGGTGCACTACATCCGCCACTCGCGGCGGTTCTTCAAGACTCTGTCGGGCATGCCGGGCATCCACGCCTACCCGACCCACGCCAACTTCATGCTGATCGAACTCAAGAACGGCATGACCGCCGAAGACCTCGTCTGCCGCCTCCTGGTCCGCCGCGGCATCTACGCCCGCGCCTGCGACGACAAGAAGGGCCTCGAACCCGGCAAGTTCATCCGCGTCGCCTCGCGAACCCGCTCCGAGAACCGGTTCGTCCTCCGAGGCATCAAGGACGCCCTCCGGTAA
- the fae gene encoding formaldehyde-activating enzyme, translated as MSGRIVLRTGEALVEGAEDHLCAEPEIVIGELDGPVGQALANLIGDQVKGHSRVFAILASDVQVRPATIMVSKVTVKSKKYTNILMGTVQAAIAHGVLDAVREGVIPKEKVNDLGIIYSVWLDPAVTDVDDLDHKALFAVHREATLKVIRKALNNAPSIDWLLENQDKVEHYFHKLGVDGEL; from the coding sequence ATGAGCGGACGAATTGTGTTGCGGACGGGCGAGGCGTTGGTCGAGGGGGCCGAGGACCACCTGTGCGCCGAGCCCGAGATCGTGATCGGCGAGCTGGACGGCCCGGTCGGCCAGGCGCTCGCGAACCTGATCGGCGACCAGGTGAAGGGGCATTCGCGGGTGTTCGCGATCCTGGCCAGCGACGTCCAGGTCCGCCCGGCGACGATCATGGTCAGCAAGGTGACGGTCAAGAGCAAGAAATACACCAATATCTTGATGGGAACCGTCCAGGCCGCGATCGCCCACGGCGTGCTCGACGCCGTCCGCGAGGGGGTGATCCCCAAGGAGAAGGTGAACGACCTGGGGATCATCTACTCCGTCTGGCTCGACCCCGCCGTCACGGACGTCGACGACCTCGACCACAAGGCCCTCTTCGCCGTCCACCGCGAAGCCACCCTCAAGGTCATCCGCAAGGCCCTCAACAACGCCCCCTCGATCGACTGGCTCCTCGAAAACCAGGACAAGGTCGAGCACTACTTCCACAAACTGGGAGTCGATGGAGAGCTGTGA
- a CDS encoding RloB family protein has protein sequence MSDRRNRERRPGRRNSFRDPMPVVLIVCEGEKTEPQYLEGYKRACRNPRVNIKTVSKTVSPEGLVQLAVELRDRAGHDAYDSVWCVFDVDDHPSLPRAKDQARAGRIELAISNPCFELWLLLHFQEHPGMQDRRRVKAMLRKHVPHYDKAVDYASYATGHPHADKRAERLEQAAEKANEPGRNPSTGVYQLIRIIEKKS, from the coding sequence ATGTCGGATCGCCGCAACAGGGAGCGCCGGCCTGGTCGTAGGAACTCGTTTCGCGATCCCATGCCGGTCGTCCTGATCGTCTGCGAGGGCGAGAAGACCGAGCCTCAGTATCTCGAGGGATACAAACGAGCCTGCCGAAACCCCAGGGTGAACATCAAGACCGTCTCCAAGACAGTGTCTCCCGAAGGCCTTGTGCAACTGGCTGTCGAGCTTCGCGATCGAGCGGGACACGACGCCTACGACTCGGTCTGGTGCGTTTTCGACGTCGACGACCACCCGAGCCTCCCCCGGGCCAAGGACCAGGCCCGCGCCGGCCGCATCGAACTGGCGATCTCGAATCCGTGCTTCGAACTCTGGCTGCTGCTTCATTTTCAAGAGCACCCCGGAATGCAAGATCGGAGGCGGGTCAAGGCGATGCTCCGCAAACACGTTCCTCACTACGACAAGGCGGTCGATTACGCGAGCTATGCGACCGGCCATCCGCACGCCGACAAGCGAGCCGAACGCCTGGAACAAGCCGCCGAGAAGGCGAACGAACCCGGGCGGAACCCGTCGACGGGCGTCTATCAACTCATTCGCATCATTGAGAAGAAGAGCTGA
- a CDS encoding AAA family ATPase, which translates to MLIEFRVENHRSLRDEQVLTMQAGQVGDPDDDRPRLVPGYAQRLLPVAAIYGANASGKSNVLEALATMREAVASSHRTWPPNGGVARAPFAWGPKRREPSLFEVSMVLDGVRYQYGFTANDERFLEEWLHAWPSKRKQTWFERVDDKFSFSASLKGENKLIESVTRPNALFLSAAAQHQHPQLEKISLWFNFLQTLSVPRGAAPLDSSVYSSAVASTYLVAEQQSSKSIPMNSAHLGFNRDKSMSALLRGIKNLLRESDTGVTDIRFVQPETGSMRGDRNQARVEFKHKSKAKDAWLAFEQESKGTQILFSMGIPTLLKIERGGVLLVDELEASLHPAIGQHIIRLFNDPKTNPRNAQLIFTTHDTNLLGTTLGEPVLRRDQVWLTEKDDEGATVLYPLTDFKPRKAENIERGYLQGRYGAVPFLGDFVAAGE; encoded by the coding sequence ATGCTGATCGAATTCCGCGTCGAGAACCACCGTTCTCTGCGCGACGAGCAAGTCTTGACCATGCAGGCGGGCCAGGTCGGCGACCCGGACGACGACCGTCCCCGGCTTGTTCCAGGATACGCGCAGCGACTGCTTCCCGTCGCGGCGATCTACGGGGCGAACGCCAGCGGCAAGAGCAATGTTCTGGAAGCTCTGGCGACCATGCGCGAAGCCGTCGCGTCGTCGCATCGAACTTGGCCGCCGAATGGAGGCGTCGCACGAGCGCCCTTCGCGTGGGGGCCCAAGCGACGAGAGCCGTCGTTGTTCGAGGTATCGATGGTCCTGGACGGTGTTCGGTATCAATATGGATTTACCGCGAATGATGAGCGGTTCCTGGAGGAATGGCTTCACGCCTGGCCCAGCAAACGAAAGCAAACCTGGTTCGAGCGGGTCGACGACAAATTCAGCTTCTCAGCAAGTCTCAAGGGCGAGAACAAGTTGATTGAGAGCGTGACTCGCCCCAATGCTCTCTTCCTTTCGGCGGCGGCGCAACATCAACATCCACAACTTGAAAAGATCTCACTGTGGTTTAATTTTCTCCAGACTCTCAGCGTACCACGAGGTGCCGCCCCCTTGGATTCTTCTGTGTACTCATCGGCTGTAGCGTCTACATACCTCGTTGCTGAACAACAGTCGTCCAAGTCCATCCCCATGAATTCAGCCCATCTAGGGTTTAATCGAGACAAATCCATGTCTGCGCTTCTGCGTGGAATCAAGAATCTGTTGCGAGAATCGGACACAGGCGTCACCGATATCCGCTTCGTCCAGCCAGAAACGGGCTCCATGCGTGGAGATCGCAATCAGGCACGAGTAGAATTCAAACACAAGTCGAAAGCCAAGGACGCCTGGTTGGCCTTCGAACAAGAGTCGAAGGGAACCCAAATCCTGTTCAGCATGGGCATTCCCACTTTACTGAAGATTGAACGGGGCGGCGTGCTCCTCGTCGATGAGTTGGAGGCCAGCCTGCATCCAGCGATCGGTCAACATATTATCCGCTTGTTCAACGACCCGAAGACGAATCCGCGAAACGCTCAGTTGATCTTCACGACGCACGACACCAACCTGCTGGGCACGACGCTCGGCGAGCCGGTGTTGCGGCGGGATCAGGTGTGGTTGACGGAGAAGGACGACGAAGGGGCGACGGTGCTTTATCCGTTGACCGACTTCAAGCCTCGCAAGGCCGAGAACATCGAGCGGGGCTATCTTCAGGGTCGGTACGGCGCCGTCCCGTTCCTTGGCGATTTCGTCGCGGCTGGGGAGTGA
- a CDS encoding Gfo/Idh/MocA family protein has translation MARVRTALVGCGKVGGIHAQALANLSESEFVAVCDSDRGRAEAFAARYGVAPFTDVAAMIEESRPQAILIGTPHPLHAAPAVVAARAGVHVLVEKPLAASLEDCDAMLAAAREGGVKLGVISQRRWYEPVRRMKQAVAEGKIGRPAIGVFTMYSWRDQAYYQSDPWRGRWDAEGGGVLMNQSPHMLDLLTWLMDDEVEEVCGFAANVNHPYVEVEDTAVAVLMFRRGGLGSIVSSLAQKPGIHAKIHLHGDSGASIGVETDRGATFIAGVTPIAEPPLNDLWTVPGEEDRLAAFQAEDRARFASLDAVTHYHQLQIHDFLDAILSDRPPAVTGEAGRRVVALVQAIYQSSRERRLIKMTDV, from the coding sequence ATGGCACGCGTCCGTACGGCCCTGGTCGGCTGCGGGAAGGTCGGCGGCATACACGCGCAGGCGCTTGCGAATCTGTCCGAATCGGAGTTCGTGGCGGTATGCGACTCGGACCGAGGTCGGGCCGAGGCGTTCGCCGCGCGGTACGGCGTCGCGCCGTTCACGGACGTCGCGGCGATGATCGAGGAATCCAGACCGCAGGCGATTTTGATCGGTACGCCGCACCCGCTGCACGCCGCGCCGGCTGTCGTCGCGGCCCGCGCGGGGGTCCACGTCCTGGTCGAGAAGCCCCTGGCCGCGAGCCTGGAAGACTGCGACGCCATGCTCGCCGCGGCCCGCGAGGGGGGCGTCAAGCTCGGGGTCATCAGCCAGCGACGGTGGTATGAGCCGGTCCGCCGCATGAAGCAGGCCGTGGCCGAGGGCAAGATCGGCCGCCCGGCGATCGGCGTCTTCACCATGTATAGCTGGCGCGATCAGGCGTACTACCAGTCCGACCCCTGGCGCGGCCGGTGGGACGCCGAGGGGGGCGGCGTGCTCATGAACCAGTCGCCCCACATGCTCGACCTGCTCACCTGGCTGATGGACGACGAGGTCGAGGAGGTCTGCGGGTTCGCCGCCAACGTCAACCACCCCTATGTCGAGGTCGAGGACACGGCCGTCGCCGTCCTCATGTTCCGCCGCGGGGGCCTGGGGTCGATCGTCTCAAGCCTGGCGCAGAAGCCCGGAATCCACGCCAAGATCCACCTCCACGGCGACTCCGGCGCGTCGATCGGCGTCGAGACCGACCGCGGCGCAACCTTCATCGCCGGCGTCACCCCGATCGCCGAGCCGCCCCTCAACGACCTCTGGACCGTCCCCGGCGAGGAGGACCGCCTCGCCGCGTTCCAGGCCGAGGACCGCGCCCGGTTCGCCTCGCTCGACGCCGTCACGCATTACCACCAACTTCAGATCCACGATTTCCTGGATGCCATCCTGTCCGATCGCCCCCCCGCCGTCACGGGCGAGGCCGGCCGCCGCGTCGTGGCGCTCGTTCAGGCGATCTACCAATCCAGCCGTGAGCGACGGTTGATCAAGATGACGGACGTTTGA
- the kaiB gene encoding circadian clock protein KaiB — MTKYTIKLYVTGRTPRAEHAIANLRRICEEELSGRYDLLVIDVLELPQLAEDEKILATPTVVKELPVPIRRIIGDLSDKERVLLGLDLRPASDADGRGEEEV, encoded by the coding sequence GTGACTAAGTACACGATCAAGCTGTACGTGACGGGCCGGACTCCGCGCGCCGAGCACGCGATCGCGAATCTTCGGCGGATCTGCGAGGAGGAGCTTTCCGGACGTTACGACCTGCTCGTCATCGACGTGCTGGAGCTTCCCCAGTTGGCGGAGGACGAGAAGATCCTCGCCACGCCGACCGTCGTCAAGGAGCTTCCCGTACCGATCCGCCGGATCATTGGCGACCTTTCCGACAAGGAACGCGTCCTGCTCGGGCTGGACCTTCGTCCCGCCTCGGACGCCGACGGTCGCGGAGAGGAAGAGGTATGA
- the kaiC gene encoding circadian clock protein KaiC, with translation MTRQTELNPPAFPKLATHIEGFDLIALGGLPEGRSTLLSGTSGSSKTVFAAQFLAAGIMRCGESGVFITFEEDPEDIRHNMIGFGWDIATWENEGRWAFVDASPQPGDPHITAGGYDLGALLARIEHGVKKVGARRVVLDSLGGVFAQLDDDATIRRELFRISKALRKLGVTSVITAERVEEHGPISRYGVEEFVSDNVVVLRNMLQEEVRRRTVEILKFRGANHQKGEWPFTIVPGHGVVVIPLSALELKQKSSDARISSGSPELDLMCGGGFFRDSIVLISGPTGTGKTLITTEFLAGGDKAGERCLLFAFEESREQLVRNASGWGVDFARMEAEGRLKVVCTYPEAAALEDHLIHLKREIEQFKPSRLAVDSLSALERVAPVKSFREFVIGLVSFVKHQEIPGLFTATTSSLLGGDSITETHLSTITDSIILLRYVEMHGDMRRGLTVLKMRGSRHDKQIREFTIDSQGMHIGQPFRELSGILSGNFRRFPINVGSGQGDGAQASDPD, from the coding sequence ATGACTCGACAAACCGAATTGAATCCGCCAGCCTTCCCCAAGCTGGCGACCCACATCGAAGGGTTCGACCTCATCGCGCTGGGGGGCCTTCCCGAGGGGAGGTCGACGCTGCTGTCAGGGACGTCGGGCAGCTCGAAGACGGTCTTCGCCGCCCAGTTCCTGGCCGCCGGCATCATGCGCTGCGGCGAGTCCGGCGTCTTCATCACGTTCGAGGAGGATCCCGAAGACATCCGCCACAACATGATCGGCTTCGGGTGGGACATCGCGACCTGGGAGAACGAGGGGCGCTGGGCGTTCGTCGACGCCTCGCCGCAGCCCGGCGACCCGCACATCACGGCCGGGGGATACGACCTGGGCGCGCTGCTCGCCCGGATCGAGCACGGCGTCAAGAAGGTCGGCGCCCGCCGCGTCGTGCTCGATTCGCTGGGCGGGGTCTTCGCGCAGCTCGACGACGACGCGACGATCCGCCGCGAGCTGTTCCGCATCTCGAAGGCGCTTCGCAAGCTGGGCGTCACCTCGGTGATCACGGCGGAGCGCGTCGAGGAGCACGGGCCGATCTCGCGGTACGGGGTCGAGGAATTCGTCTCCGACAACGTCGTCGTCCTCCGCAACATGCTCCAGGAGGAAGTCCGGAGGCGGACCGTGGAGATCCTCAAGTTCCGGGGCGCCAACCACCAGAAGGGCGAGTGGCCGTTCACGATCGTGCCCGGCCACGGCGTGGTCGTGATCCCGCTCTCCGCCCTGGAGTTGAAGCAGAAATCGTCCGACGCGCGGATCAGCTCCGGCAGCCCCGAGCTGGACCTCATGTGCGGCGGCGGCTTCTTCCGCGACTCGATCGTCCTGATCTCGGGGCCGACCGGCACGGGTAAGACGCTGATCACCACCGAGTTCCTCGCCGGGGGCGACAAGGCGGGCGAGCGCTGCCTGCTGTTCGCCTTCGAGGAGAGCCGCGAGCAGCTGGTGCGGAACGCGAGCGGCTGGGGGGTCGACTTCGCCAGGATGGAGGCCGAGGGCCGTCTCAAGGTCGTCTGCACCTATCCCGAGGCCGCGGCCCTGGAGGACCACCTGATCCACCTGAAGCGGGAGATCGAGCAGTTCAAGCCCAGCCGCCTGGCGGTCGACAGCCTCTCGGCGCTGGAGCGGGTCGCGCCGGTCAAGAGCTTCCGCGAGTTCGTCATCGGCCTGGTCTCGTTCGTGAAGCACCAGGAGATCCCCGGCCTTTTCACCGCCACGACGTCGTCGCTGCTCGGGGGCGACTCGATCACCGAGACGCACCTGTCGACCATCACCGATTCGATCATCCTGCTGCGGTATGTCGAGATGCACGGAGACATGCGCCGGGGGCTGACCGTGCTGAAGATGCGGGGCTCGAGGCACGACAAGCAGATCCGCGAGTTCACGATCGACAGCCAGGGCATGCACATCGGCCAGCCGTTCCGCGAGCTGTCGGGCATCCTCTCGGGGAACTTCCGGCGGTTCCCGATCAACGTCGGCTCCGGGCAAGGCGACGGCGCCCAGGCCTCGGATCCCGACTGA
- a CDS encoding ATP-binding protein — MKNRPDDGRGPFSRSAPAPPDRERDDEECFRALVEAGADAVLVVHRDGVIGFANPAAGALLGHAPERLEGQPFGVPVVPGETTEIDVPRADGTVRVAEMRTASTSWRGEPAFVAALRDVTERRQAEEAAREANATLRSFYEASSMMMGVVELIGDEVIHVSSNAAAVHFFGDPDEVVDGLGRGQGVLLEVLAGWIAHYREARRSGSPARFEYAHDAPGGRTWLSVTVGYIGLTPSGRLQFSLVADDVTERRQAEEALREADRRKDEFLAMLAHELRNPLAAVSNAVQLALRASDADSRAWSHEVIRRQCTHLAGLIDDLLDVSRISQGKIRLRTSSLDASDVLRNAVEAVRPLMQERGHSLETSIGPGLLLDADPTRLEQIVVNLLANAAKYTEPGGLIRLTALRDGDEATIAVRDTGIGIDAAMLPRVFEPFTQAEVSIDRSRGGLGIGLTLVQTLTEMHGGRVSATSDGPGRGSEFVVRLPALLTTDDRPSPSKAPEPPPGRLVRVLVVDDNRDAAELTAALLAAERHEVRCVYDGNSALEAFRAFRPDVVLLDIGLPGMDGYQVAEAIRGSSPGAPLLVAVSGYGEDEARHRSRAAGCAHHLVKPVDIDALLAIVRAANPDP; from the coding sequence ATGAAGAATCGACCCGACGACGGGCGCGGACCGTTTTCGCGGTCCGCGCCCGCCCCGCCCGATCGGGAGCGGGACGACGAGGAGTGCTTCCGCGCGCTGGTCGAGGCCGGTGCCGACGCGGTCCTCGTCGTGCACCGCGACGGGGTCATCGGCTTCGCCAACCCCGCCGCGGGCGCCTTGCTGGGCCACGCCCCGGAGCGCCTGGAGGGGCAGCCCTTCGGCGTCCCGGTCGTGCCGGGCGAGACCACCGAGATCGACGTGCCGCGGGCCGACGGGACGGTGCGCGTCGCCGAGATGCGGACGGCCTCGACGTCCTGGCGCGGCGAGCCGGCCTTCGTGGCGGCCCTCCGCGACGTCACCGAGAGGAGGCAGGCCGAGGAGGCCGCGCGCGAGGCGAACGCCACCCTGCGGAGCTTCTATGAGGCCTCGTCGATGATGATGGGCGTCGTCGAGCTGATCGGCGACGAGGTGATCCACGTCTCGTCGAACGCCGCCGCCGTCCATTTCTTCGGCGACCCCGACGAGGTCGTCGACGGCCTGGGCCGCGGGCAGGGCGTCCTCCTCGAGGTCCTCGCCGGCTGGATCGCCCACTACCGCGAGGCGAGGCGGTCCGGCTCGCCGGCCCGCTTCGAGTACGCCCACGACGCGCCCGGGGGGCGGACTTGGCTGTCGGTCACAGTCGGCTACATCGGCCTCACGCCCTCGGGACGCCTCCAGTTCTCGCTCGTGGCCGACGACGTCACGGAGCGCCGTCAGGCCGAGGAGGCGCTGCGCGAGGCCGACCGTCGCAAGGACGAATTCCTCGCGATGCTGGCCCACGAGCTGCGCAACCCGCTGGCCGCCGTCAGCAACGCCGTGCAGCTCGCGCTGCGGGCCTCGGACGCCGACAGCCGCGCGTGGAGCCACGAGGTCATCCGGCGGCAGTGCACGCACCTCGCCGGCCTGATCGACGACCTGCTCGACGTCTCGCGGATCAGCCAGGGTAAGATCCGCCTCCGCACCAGCTCCCTCGACGCCTCGGACGTCCTCCGCAACGCCGTCGAGGCCGTCCGCCCCCTCATGCAGGAGCGCGGCCACTCGCTCGAGACGTCGATCGGCCCCGGGCTCCTGCTCGACGCCGACCCCACCCGGCTCGAGCAGATCGTCGTGAACCTGCTCGCCAACGCCGCCAAGTACACCGAGCCCGGCGGCCTCATCCGGCTGACCGCCCTGCGCGACGGGGATGAGGCGACGATCGCGGTGCGCGACACCGGCATCGGCATCGACGCCGCCATGCTGCCCCGCGTCTTCGAGCCCTTTACGCAGGCCGAGGTCTCCATCGATCGCAGCCGGGGCGGCCTGGGGATCGGCCTGACCCTCGTCCAGACGCTGACCGAGATGCACGGCGGCCGCGTGTCGGCTACTAGCGACGGGCCGGGGCGCGGCAGCGAGTTCGTCGTCCGCCTGCCGGCCCTGCTCACGACCGACGACCGGCCGTCCCCCTCGAAGGCCCCCGAGCCGCCGCCAGGGCGCCTCGTCCGCGTCCTCGTCGTCGACGACAACCGCGACGCCGCCGAGCTGACTGCGGCGCTGCTCGCCGCCGAGCGGCACGAGGTCCGTTGCGTCTACGACGGGAATTCGGCCCTGGAGGCGTTCCGCGCGTTCCGCCCCGACGTCGTCCTCCTGGACATCGGGCTGCCCGGCATGGACGGCTACCAGGTGGCCGAGGCCATCCGCGGGTCTTCCCCGGGGGCGCCGCTCCTCGTAGCGGTCTCGGGGTACGGCGAGGACGAGGCCCGCCACCGCTCCCGGGCCGCCGGCTGCGCCCACCACCTGGTCAAGCCCGTCGACATCGACGCCCTGCTCGCGATCGTCCGGGCCGCGAACCCGGACCCCTGA
- a CDS encoding sugar phosphate isomerase/epimerase family protein, whose translation MSLKLAAFPKCYIDQIAGDRSMSVFDWIEMAKSLDADGLEMYDGFFTSLDDSYIDRVGEAIAGAGFAMPMLCCSPDFTNPDADGRKRAVDRQVERIAVTRRLGGARAVCRVLSGQRYPEVGREQGIAWVVECIEAVLPVAREHDIVLGIENHYKDGFWKYPEFAQKKDVFLELLAAVADRDHFGVQYDPSNAIVAGDDPIELLREVADRVVSMHASDRYLAEGATLEGLRQTDGTLGYSADLRHGVTGKGLNDYDAIFGILADNEYRGWVSIEDGMNGLDEMAESLAFLRAITAKYFPGGDR comes from the coding sequence ATGTCCCTGAAGCTCGCCGCGTTTCCGAAGTGTTACATCGATCAGATTGCGGGCGACCGGTCGATGTCGGTGTTCGACTGGATCGAGATGGCCAAGTCGCTCGACGCCGACGGGCTGGAGATGTACGACGGGTTCTTCACAAGCCTGGACGACTCCTACATCGACCGCGTGGGCGAGGCGATCGCCGGGGCGGGCTTCGCGATGCCGATGCTCTGCTGCTCGCCCGACTTCACCAACCCCGACGCCGACGGCCGGAAGCGGGCCGTCGACCGCCAGGTCGAGCGGATCGCGGTCACGCGCCGGCTCGGGGGGGCGCGGGCCGTCTGCCGGGTCCTCTCCGGCCAGCGCTATCCCGAGGTCGGCCGCGAGCAAGGGATCGCCTGGGTCGTCGAGTGCATCGAAGCGGTCCTCCCCGTCGCCCGCGAGCACGACATCGTCCTGGGCATCGAAAACCACTACAAGGACGGCTTCTGGAAGTACCCCGAGTTCGCCCAGAAGAAGGACGTCTTCCTGGAGCTGCTGGCCGCCGTGGCCGACCGCGACCACTTCGGCGTGCAGTACGACCCGTCGAACGCGATCGTGGCCGGCGACGACCCGATCGAGCTGCTCCGCGAGGTGGCCGACCGGGTCGTGAGCATGCACGCCAGCGACCGGTATCTGGCCGAGGGGGCGACGCTCGAAGGGCTCCGCCAGACCGACGGCACACTCGGCTATTCGGCCGACCTGCGGCACGGCGTGACCGGCAAGGGGTTGAACGACTACGACGCGATCTTCGGCATCCTCGCCGACAACGAATACCGAGGCTGGGTCAGCATCGAGGACGGCATGAACGGCCTGGACGAGATGGCCGAGTCGCTCGCCTTCCTCCGCGCGATCACCGCCAAGTACTTCCCGGGAGGCGACCGATAA